One genomic segment of uncultured Fibrobacter sp. includes these proteins:
- a CDS encoding SPOR domain-containing protein, translating to MKKSILSLSAIALASSLLVACNEDEELVPKMDPAKPTAEAPADQPAGQATEQAAEQPKADEPELVPIQSLSGNADSKDAAVEDAPKSFVPAAAGSIQPLSKGEYVVQVSIQSSKRAADGIVKKLAENNVKAYIAEVENPGELEGTYYRIRVGYFESSANAQEYGKQVLTPLNFAWWVDKSKNDDVGNPGGDEYYSNNSYSNSNTYNEPAQAPEPEPAPAPEPAPAPEPEPAPAPAPAPEPEPAPAPAPAPAPAPEPEPEPAPAPAPEPAPEPAPAAPAASDNFDDWE from the coding sequence ATGAAAAAATCAATCTTGTCTCTGAGCGCCATTGCCCTCGCAAGCTCTTTGCTTGTCGCCTGCAATGAAGATGAAGAACTCGTCCCGAAGATGGATCCGGCAAAACCCACCGCAGAGGCTCCTGCCGACCAGCCGGCCGGTCAGGCAACTGAACAGGCTGCCGAACAGCCGAAGGCCGACGAACCGGAACTCGTGCCCATCCAGTCCCTTTCCGGAAACGCTGACTCCAAGGACGCCGCGGTCGAAGATGCCCCGAAATCGTTCGTTCCTGCAGCAGCTGGTAGCATCCAGCCGCTTTCCAAGGGTGAATATGTAGTCCAGGTGAGCATTCAGTCCTCCAAGAGAGCTGCCGACGGCATCGTGAAGAAACTCGCCGAAAACAACGTGAAGGCATACATTGCCGAAGTTGAAAACCCGGGCGAACTCGAAGGAACCTACTACCGCATTCGCGTGGGCTACTTTGAATCGAGCGCCAACGCCCAGGAATACGGCAAACAAGTCCTTACCCCGCTCAACTTTGCTTGGTGGGTAGACAAGAGCAAGAACGACGACGTGGGTAACCCCGGCGGCGACGAATACTATTCGAACAACTCTTATTCCAATTCTAATACTTATAATGAACCGGCCCAGGCACCCGAGCCCGAACCCGCTCCTGCACCGGAACCGGCCCCCGCACCCGAGCCTGAACCGGCACCTGCTCCGGCTCCCGCACCTGAACCCGAACCGGCTCCTGCGCCTGCTCCGGCCCCAGCCCCGGCACCTGAGCCTGAACCTGAACCGGCTCCCGCTCCGGCACCTGAACCCGCACCGGAACCCGCTCCGGCAGCACCTGCAGCCTCCGACAACTTCGACGACTGGGAATAA
- the rsmG gene encoding 16S rRNA (guanine(527)-N(7))-methyltransferase RsmG, translated as MANNWSKKPFSKAPSRNASAAGRDFVPHLKAPRTDFPLFNGKRVTPSLAGLDKLLHYYGVELQPETLKQIWEFHQLLRANNDDQDLTRLNAFETMVERHYADCTLINAYVPKWPARMIDVGSGAGFPGLPLKIVNPSIRLTLCEPRPNRINFLNMVIEKMGLKGIDVFGHKVTSRSMTIPVDGVISRAFELMEKTLPRIANSLKVGGRVFFMKGPAVADELKTFHPEDFGYKFVGKHFYTIPNSTQERALIILERVE; from the coding sequence ATGGCAAACAACTGGTCTAAAAAGCCCTTCTCGAAGGCTCCTTCCCGCAACGCATCTGCCGCAGGCCGCGACTTCGTGCCGCACCTCAAGGCGCCCCGTACCGACTTCCCGCTCTTTAACGGCAAGCGTGTTACGCCGTCGCTCGCGGGTCTCGACAAGTTGCTGCATTACTATGGCGTAGAACTTCAGCCCGAAACTCTCAAACAAATTTGGGAATTCCATCAGCTGTTGCGTGCCAATAATGACGACCAGGATCTGACGCGCCTCAATGCTTTTGAGACTATGGTCGAACGCCATTATGCCGACTGCACGCTCATCAATGCGTACGTGCCCAAGTGGCCCGCCCGCATGATTGACGTCGGTAGCGGCGCCGGTTTTCCGGGACTTCCGCTCAAGATCGTGAATCCCTCCATTCGACTCACGCTGTGTGAACCGCGCCCCAACCGAATCAACTTCTTGAATATGGTCATCGAAAAGATGGGCCTCAAGGGTATCGATGTGTTCGGTCACAAGGTCACGAGTCGCAGCATGACTATTCCGGTCGATGGCGTCATCAGCCGCGCCTTTGAACTGATGGAAAAGACGCTCCCGCGCATTGCCAATTCGCTGAAGGTCGGCGGCCGCGTATTCTTCATGAAAGGCCCCGCCGTCGCCGATGAACTCAAGACTTTCCACCCTGAAGATTTCGGCTACAAGTTCGTGGGCAAGCATTTCTATACCATTCCGAACAGCACGCAGGAACGCGCCCTGATTATCCTTGAACGCGTAGAGTAG
- a CDS encoding FKBP-type peptidyl-prolyl cis-trans isomerase → MLKLKFFLVLLMCSACFAIPFKVETVKEGSGDPIKAGQLIRVHYKSYVYLDSARILAEKARLADSLRIADSLRLANDYNSDQVAGVTKVDTTALVDKSAKNKKKKSKNKKESKAAVDTVAQAPVAEPVALATYIDSISPLPSDTRFRMFSESYSGGEPLEFTLGMGLVIAGWEKGLVGMKPGEVRKLYVPYQMGYGENSLEGVPEYSDLFFIVELVSADKPMEPDAFPKNVEGLKWREAAKGLKVYDEKVGTGKPAMVGSVLKTHYTGWLLSGRKFGSSKDMGKPLSVVMGAGKMIKGWEVGLEGMREGGVRWFRISPAMGYGATAYSMIPSNSTLIYRVELVSSEVDDAVIANMDFFPDTSTLTFENGPEGLRYAVIKQGEGDPAQKGNVAKVHYTGWLTNGYKFDSSRDRGQVFGFTLGAGRVIRGWELGVQGMLPGEKRILVVPPGLGYGARGAGPIPGGSTLIFAVEYLGE, encoded by the coding sequence ATGTTAAAATTGAAGTTTTTTCTTGTATTGCTGATGTGTAGTGCCTGTTTTGCCATTCCTTTCAAGGTGGAAACGGTGAAGGAAGGCTCTGGAGACCCCATTAAGGCAGGTCAGCTCATCAGGGTGCATTACAAGAGCTATGTGTATTTAGACAGTGCAAGAATCTTGGCAGAAAAGGCTCGCCTGGCCGATTCACTCCGCATCGCAGATTCTTTAAGACTTGCAAACGACTACAATTCCGACCAGGTTGCTGGCGTGACAAAAGTTGACACGACTGCGCTCGTAGACAAGTCCGCCAAAAACAAGAAGAAAAAATCCAAGAACAAAAAGGAATCTAAAGCTGCGGTCGATACGGTGGCTCAAGCCCCTGTCGCAGAACCGGTGGCGCTTGCGACCTACATCGATTCCATCTCTCCGCTTCCGTCCGACACTCGTTTCAGGATGTTCTCGGAATCTTATTCCGGCGGCGAACCGCTTGAATTCACGCTGGGCATGGGCCTTGTCATTGCGGGCTGGGAAAAGGGTCTTGTCGGCATGAAGCCGGGCGAAGTCCGCAAGCTTTACGTTCCCTACCAGATGGGTTACGGCGAAAATTCTCTCGAAGGCGTTCCTGAATATTCCGACTTGTTCTTTATCGTAGAACTCGTCAGCGCCGACAAGCCGATGGAACCGGATGCATTCCCCAAGAATGTGGAAGGCCTCAAGTGGCGTGAAGCCGCCAAGGGCCTCAAGGTCTACGACGAAAAGGTCGGCACCGGCAAGCCCGCCATGGTGGGCTCCGTGCTCAAAACGCATTACACCGGCTGGCTCCTTTCGGGCCGTAAGTTCGGTTCTTCTAAAGACATGGGCAAGCCGCTCTCGGTCGTGATGGGCGCTGGCAAAATGATCAAGGGCTGGGAAGTCGGTCTCGAAGGCATGCGCGAAGGCGGCGTGCGCTGGTTCCGCATCTCTCCGGCTATGGGTTATGGCGCAACGGCCTACTCCATGATTCCTTCGAATTCAACTTTGATTTACCGCGTGGAACTCGTCTCTTCCGAAGTAGACGACGCCGTTATCGCGAACATGGATTTCTTCCCCGACACTTCGACGCTTACGTTTGAAAACGGTCCCGAAGGTCTGCGTTATGCAGTCATCAAACAGGGCGAAGGCGATCCCGCCCAAAAGGGCAATGTGGCAAAGGTGCATTACACCGGTTGGCTTACCAACGGCTACAAGTTTGACAGCTCTCGTGATCGCGGTCAGGTCTTTGGCTTTACGCTGGGTGCAGGTCGCGTAATTCGCGGCTGGGAACTCGGCGTGCAGGGCATGCTCCCCGGCGAAAAGAGGATTTTGGTGGTTCCGCCCGGACTCGGTTACGGTGCTCGCGGTGCAGGACCTATCCCTGGCGGTTCAACTCTGATCTTTGCAGTTGAATATCTCGGAGAGTAA
- a CDS encoding PorV/PorQ family protein — translation MRKSLLTALVFAPALSFAAGSAIITLEMPVGARQLGMGEAGAALADDPTAMYYNPAGLAFGPLADEWRMSYPADSKNAPYFTSMASRSKDGFFSKSELWAGTANGIQKFDGEQWVDYHSITLQGNAKVRDAVKVYVGTEHGLDEYVRQVKKFNDIKNADDEKHVVEVKMPWNLIVKDTITAVLYESRTEKLWVGTPKSLYRFDGKAWKNYDQELGNHRITALESQGASIWIGTEDGLFVYRNGQFEQKGKVLPSQKVRALVWSENRKELYVAVEGAGIARLIPKKSVNDKDRWSLFNQEDGIMDLNPTALAVDSSGHVWAAHNGGLSHFTLRKWEQVQFADNKVNDISVDQRGGIWIATDKGVWRHLPDYATASGRKAELERGAAEEEGSTKSEDEWVHYHSGNGLSTNKVWAVLPQGNDVWFSTANGMEQFKDADYQITAFYEKLLPILNIPDLYHLFAGMTVPLNDWGTLGFFVNFVSFGSTVASGDVDADDLVAYNSSEIVGGFSYGTRFPNDWGLGLSIKFFYSDLSSGAAAGEEEATTFGYAFDIGVLKKNLFIDKLNFALVLTNIGPSVYYVDKTIEDPIPLTWRLGLSYEILSLADYKWTVVADYNREVVYDDEKGNPEPFYIASWKSLIHPERDGNKVKESIMQGVFNLGTEFVYANTIALRAGYLYDQTGKRNEVDLGFGFMLSDVLQFDFATIKDVGDNDGVRDGQMRFGMLFKF, via the coding sequence TTGCGTAAATCTCTACTTACAGCTCTCGTTTTTGCGCCCGCATTGTCTTTTGCGGCAGGCTCTGCCATTATCACGCTCGAAATGCCCGTTGGCGCCCGCCAGCTGGGTATGGGCGAAGCCGGCGCCGCCCTTGCCGACGACCCGACCGCCATGTACTACAACCCGGCAGGTCTTGCCTTTGGCCCGCTTGCCGACGAATGGCGCATGAGCTACCCTGCCGATTCCAAGAACGCCCCCTACTTTACAAGCATGGCTTCGCGTTCCAAGGACGGTTTCTTTAGCAAGAGCGAACTTTGGGCGGGTACTGCCAACGGCATTCAAAAATTTGACGGCGAACAATGGGTCGATTACCACTCCATTACTCTGCAGGGTAACGCCAAGGTCCGCGACGCAGTCAAGGTTTACGTAGGTACCGAACATGGCCTGGACGAATACGTGCGCCAGGTGAAGAAGTTCAACGACATCAAGAATGCCGACGACGAAAAGCACGTGGTCGAAGTCAAGATGCCCTGGAACCTGATTGTGAAGGATACCATTACGGCTGTTCTTTACGAAAGTCGCACCGAAAAGCTCTGGGTAGGTACTCCCAAGTCGCTCTACCGTTTTGACGGCAAGGCTTGGAAAAACTACGACCAGGAACTCGGCAACCACCGCATTACTGCCCTCGAAAGCCAGGGCGCCTCTATCTGGATTGGTACCGAAGACGGTTTGTTCGTTTACCGCAACGGTCAATTCGAACAGAAAGGTAAAGTGCTCCCGAGCCAGAAGGTTCGTGCACTTGTGTGGTCTGAAAACCGCAAGGAACTTTATGTGGCGGTCGAAGGCGCAGGTATCGCAAGACTTATCCCGAAAAAGAGCGTGAATGACAAGGACCGTTGGAGCCTGTTCAACCAGGAAGACGGCATTATGGACCTGAACCCGACCGCACTCGCCGTCGACAGTTCGGGACATGTGTGGGCTGCCCACAACGGAGGTCTTTCGCACTTTACGCTGCGCAAGTGGGAACAGGTGCAGTTCGCCGACAACAAGGTGAACGACATTTCTGTGGACCAGCGTGGCGGCATTTGGATTGCAACCGACAAGGGCGTATGGCGCCACCTGCCGGACTACGCCACCGCAAGCGGCCGTAAGGCAGAACTTGAACGTGGTGCCGCCGAAGAAGAAGGCTCCACCAAGAGCGAAGATGAATGGGTACATTACCACAGTGGTAACGGACTCAGCACCAACAAGGTTTGGGCAGTGCTCCCGCAAGGAAACGACGTCTGGTTCAGCACCGCGAACGGCATGGAGCAGTTCAAGGATGCCGACTACCAGATTACCGCCTTCTACGAAAAGCTCTTGCCGATTCTGAACATTCCGGACCTGTATCACCTTTTTGCAGGCATGACTGTTCCGCTGAATGACTGGGGAACACTCGGATTCTTCGTGAACTTTGTGAGTTTCGGTTCGACCGTCGCCTCGGGCGATGTAGACGCCGACGATTTGGTTGCCTATAACAGTTCTGAAATCGTGGGCGGCTTCAGCTACGGCACACGCTTCCCGAACGACTGGGGCCTAGGCCTCTCGATCAAGTTCTTCTATTCTGACCTGAGTTCCGGCGCGGCCGCAGGCGAAGAAGAAGCAACCACCTTCGGTTACGCTTTCGATATCGGCGTGCTCAAGAAGAACTTGTTTATAGACAAATTAAACTTCGCCTTGGTACTTACCAACATCGGCCCGAGTGTCTACTATGTGGACAAGACGATTGAAGACCCGATTCCGCTGACATGGCGCTTGGGACTTTCTTACGAAATCTTGAGCCTTGCCGATTACAAGTGGACCGTGGTCGCCGACTACAACCGCGAAGTGGTTTATGATGATGAAAAGGGCAATCCGGAACCGTTCTACATTGCAAGCTGGAAGTCCTTGATTCACCCCGAAAGAGACGGCAACAAGGTCAAGGAATCCATTATGCAGGGCGTGTTCAACCTGGGTACTGAATTCGTTTACGCCAACACGATTGCACTGCGCGCCGGTTACCTTTACGACCAGACCGGTAAGCGTAACGAAGTCGACCTCGGCTTTGGCTTTATGCTCTCTGACGTGCTGCAGTTCGACTTTGCCACCATCAAGGACGTAGGCGACAACGACGGCGTTCGCGACGGTCAGATGCGCTTCGGCATGCTGTTCAAGTTCTAA
- a CDS encoding GatB/YqeY domain-containing protein: MSSALLTKIKDDIKAAMKAHDSETLGTLRTLHSDIKNEAMKNGATPAQIEETITDEMCVDVLARSVKQKQEAIDILTKGGFMDKIPAEEAIIALYRKYMPAEMTEDEVKALIAEIKAATGASSPKDMGKIMKELSPKVKGRFDAKRASALVQEALK, translated from the coding sequence ATGAGCAGTGCATTGCTGACTAAGATTAAGGATGATATCAAGGCCGCCATGAAGGCGCACGATTCCGAAACTCTCGGAACGCTCCGTACCCTCCATTCCGACATCAAGAACGAAGCCATGAAGAATGGTGCCACTCCGGCCCAGATCGAAGAAACGATCACTGACGAAATGTGCGTCGACGTTCTTGCCCGTAGCGTCAAGCAGAAGCAGGAAGCCATCGACATCCTCACGAAGGGTGGCTTCATGGACAAGATTCCGGCAGAAGAAGCAATCATTGCCCTGTACCGCAAGTACATGCCCGCCGAAATGACCGAAGACGAAGTCAAGGCCCTCATTGCAGAAATCAAGGCCGCGACGGGTGCTTCTAGCCCGAAAGACATGGGCAAGATCATGAAGGAACTTTCCCCGAAGGTTAAGGGCCGTTTCGACGCCAAGCGCGCCTCCGCTCTCGTGCAGGAAGCACTGAAGTAA
- a CDS encoding glucokinase, which translates to MQIKWLNPDAKFDRLVLAGDIGGTNTNLGLVGYKDGKFTLILETDCPSKDIDGLDAPIRETLKIAVESRADLKPSHICISAAGPVANNKCVMTNLPWSVDGDALTSATGIPTLVINDFMAISYGIPTLDVDDPAQIHKLVHTDGSTPAPQKTTKAVIGPGTGMGVGFLAFDGQKYIPACSEGGHSTFAPFDKDSQEFHDYMEKKIGTVPGVEPLVSGMGLRNMYEWWKETRGVPDNEAFKKIEETEPNDRPKYISRASDTDPVAAEMMRLFVKMLARFASDAATLFLPLGGFYLAGGTVQKDLRWLERDNLFMKYFEKNYNPNIRPLLNKIPVYVIKDYSISLYGAANASLNLQK; encoded by the coding sequence ATGCAAATCAAATGGCTTAATCCCGATGCAAAGTTTGATCGTCTCGTTCTGGCGGGCGATATTGGTGGTACTAACACGAACCTTGGCCTGGTGGGCTACAAAGATGGCAAGTTCACTCTGATCCTTGAAACCGATTGCCCGTCCAAGGATATCGATGGCCTGGACGCCCCGATTCGTGAAACGCTCAAAATTGCAGTCGAAAGTCGTGCAGACCTTAAGCCCTCCCACATTTGCATCAGTGCAGCTGGCCCTGTGGCAAACAACAAGTGCGTCATGACGAACCTCCCCTGGAGTGTCGATGGCGATGCTCTGACTTCTGCTACCGGAATTCCGACGCTCGTCATTAACGACTTCATGGCTATTAGCTACGGCATTCCGACTCTCGATGTCGATGATCCGGCCCAGATCCACAAGCTTGTGCATACCGATGGCAGTACCCCCGCTCCGCAGAAGACCACGAAGGCTGTAATTGGCCCGGGTACCGGCATGGGTGTAGGTTTCCTCGCATTCGACGGTCAAAAGTACATTCCGGCATGCTCCGAAGGTGGCCACTCCACGTTTGCTCCGTTCGACAAGGATTCCCAGGAATTCCACGATTATATGGAAAAGAAGATTGGTACCGTGCCCGGTGTTGAACCGCTCGTTTCTGGCATGGGCCTTCGCAACATGTACGAATGGTGGAAGGAAACCCGCGGCGTTCCCGATAACGAAGCCTTCAAGAAGATTGAAGAAACCGAACCGAATGACCGCCCGAAGTACATCAGCCGCGCAAGCGACACCGATCCGGTCGCAGCCGAAATGATGCGCCTGTTCGTGAAGATGCTTGCCCGCTTTGCAAGCGATGCCGCAACGCTGTTCCTCCCGCTGGGCGGTTTCTACCTGGCTGGCGGTACCGTGCAGAAGGACCTCCGCTGGCTCGAACGCGACAACTTGTTCATGAAGTATTTCGAAAAGAACTACAACCCGAACATCCGCCCGCTATTGAACAAGATCCCGGTGTACGTCATCAAGGATTACAGCATCAGCCTTTACGGCGCTGCCAACGCAAGCCTCAACTTGCAGAAGTGA
- a CDS encoding outer membrane beta-barrel protein, with translation MKKLFMLTALAASLSFATSEPHAHDGGFLSIAMGMGYQSIDFVVEEWQEETDNKAGLATDIDVKLGGNVSYNTLLHLTLAGTTKTGTTDYDREYEDIRVNMSLLGLGVTHYFENNIFITGSCGISQFHANSDVAVFSAVVKNRATKDINTGFGFQVGGGKEWWVSDNWGIGASAALLYGFASNLKDTKESSLGITLRFSATYN, from the coding sequence ATGAAAAAGCTCTTCATGTTGACAGCCCTTGCGGCATCCCTTTCTTTCGCTACATCGGAACCGCATGCCCACGACGGGGGCTTCTTGAGCATAGCCATGGGTATGGGCTACCAATCCATTGACTTTGTTGTTGAGGAGTGGCAAGAAGAAACCGACAACAAGGCAGGACTTGCAACCGATATTGATGTAAAACTTGGTGGAAATGTTTCCTACAACACCCTTTTGCACCTAACACTCGCCGGTACAACAAAAACGGGAACCACCGACTATGATCGTGAATACGAAGACATTCGAGTCAACATGTCTCTTTTAGGCTTGGGTGTCACACATTATTTTGAAAACAATATTTTCATCACAGGTTCATGCGGCATCAGTCAATTCCATGCCAATAGTGACGTAGCAGTATTCTCCGCGGTCGTCAAAAACAGAGCAACTAAGGACATCAACACCGGATTCGGCTTTCAAGTGGGCGGAGGAAAGGAATGGTGGGTCAGCGACAACTGGGGTATCGGAGCATCGGCAGCCCTTCTATACGGTTTCGCTTCCAACCTTAAAGATACAAAGGAATCATCCCTAGGTATAACACTAAGGTTTTCTGCCACCTACAACTAA
- the rpsU gene encoding 30S ribosomal protein S21, translating into MIGVIVKSNEPFERALKRFTKSCEKNGIISDVKKRQRFEKPSEEKKRIETAARRKRLKEIADQNRKRLY; encoded by the coding sequence GTGATCGGCGTAATTGTTAAGTCCAACGAACCTTTTGAACGCGCTCTCAAGCGTTTCACCAAGTCCTGCGAAAAGAATGGCATCATTTCCGATGTCAAGAAGCGTCAGCGCTTCGAAAAGCCTTCTGAAGAAAAGAAGCGCATCGAAACGGCTGCCCGTCGCAAGCGCTTGAAGGAAATCGCTGACCAGAACCGTAAGCGCCTCTACTAA
- the tyrS gene encoding tyrosine--tRNA ligase: MQFRPVKEQLEILMRGVIDVVPQDELEKKLQKSYDTGVPLRVKMGVDPTAPDVHFGHTVVMRKLRQFQDLGHTVVLIVGDYTAQIGDPSGRNKARPRLSHEQVLENAKEYQEQFFKVVRRDQVEIHYNGEWFSKLPFSKVTELMGQFTVAQMLEREDFHNRYAANTPISLHEFMYPMMQGYDSVAINSDVELGGTDQKFNVLRGRDLQLFEGMEPQIGLFMPILLGTDGKVKMSKSIGNYVGLNEPADVMYHKIYSLADSIVENWFELLTNIPLEEIKQMMADIAAGKMNPNDAKHRLAIDIVTQYYGADAAEAAAAKEREIHSGNAIPSDAAECSVAAGTYGALDLLVEIKAFASKGEARRMVQNGGVKIAGEKLADPQSQIEIKGADQLVIQVGKRKFFKVNF; encoded by the coding sequence ATGCAATTCCGTCCTGTTAAAGAACAGCTTGAAATCTTGATGCGCGGTGTAATTGATGTTGTGCCGCAAGATGAACTTGAAAAGAAACTCCAGAAGTCTTATGATACCGGTGTTCCTCTCCGTGTCAAGATGGGTGTGGACCCGACTGCCCCGGATGTGCACTTTGGTCATACTGTCGTGATGCGCAAGCTCCGTCAGTTCCAGGACCTGGGTCATACCGTCGTGCTTATCGTGGGTGACTACACGGCTCAGATTGGTGACCCGAGCGGTCGTAACAAGGCCCGTCCGCGCCTCAGCCATGAACAGGTTCTCGAAAACGCAAAGGAATACCAGGAACAGTTCTTCAAGGTGGTTCGCCGCGACCAGGTGGAAATCCACTACAACGGTGAATGGTTCTCCAAACTCCCGTTCAGCAAGGTGACCGAACTCATGGGCCAGTTTACCGTGGCCCAGATGCTTGAACGCGAAGACTTCCACAACCGCTATGCCGCAAATACTCCGATTAGCCTGCACGAATTCATGTACCCCATGATGCAGGGTTACGATTCTGTCGCCATCAATAGTGACGTGGAACTCGGCGGTACCGACCAGAAGTTCAACGTGCTTCGCGGTCGTGACTTGCAGCTTTTCGAAGGCATGGAACCGCAGATCGGTCTCTTCATGCCGATTCTTCTGGGTACCGACGGCAAGGTCAAGATGTCCAAGTCCATCGGTAACTACGTGGGCCTGAATGAACCGGCCGACGTGATGTACCACAAGATTTACAGCCTCGCCGACAGCATCGTCGAAAACTGGTTCGAACTTCTGACCAACATTCCGCTCGAAGAAATCAAGCAGATGATGGCCGACATTGCCGCAGGCAAGATGAACCCCAACGATGCCAAGCACCGCCTCGCTATCGATATCGTGACGCAGTACTACGGCGCAGACGCCGCCGAGGCCGCCGCTGCCAAGGAACGCGAAATTCACAGCGGTAATGCCATTCCGAGCGATGCAGCCGAATGCAGCGTAGCGGCCGGCACCTACGGTGCCCTGGACCTGCTCGTTGAAATCAAGGCATTCGCCTCCAAGGGCGAAGCTCGTCGCATGGTCCAGAACGGCGGCGTGAAGATTGCCGGCGAAAAGCTCGCCGATCCGCAGTCCCAGATTGAAATCAAGGGCGCAGACCAGCTGGTTATCCAGGTGGGCAAGCGCAAGTTCTTCAAGGTCAATTTCTAG
- a CDS encoding sigma 54-interacting transcriptional regulator produces MPTSQSKIQELELLYKISSILNQTLDFESVAHPILEVVESTMGVEHATLTLYNRHTGEISIEIAEGLSSRQARKGRYKVGEGITGRVVETGKPIIIPSVAKDPDFLDRTGRGKTEDKAFLCVPVIMEHQVIGAFSADVQNPVEEELPEKLRLLEIIAQMLAAAVKLRREAREENELLKAENERLTLELKDRFHPDNIIGRSSEMQRVYAQIDQVSRSPLPALIVGEVGTGKGLVAEAIHYRSDRNMGPFVRVHCASMPESVLDRELFGSERGALVGVISETPGRVEQAEGGTLFLDEVGELSPNLQVKLLRLLQNGEVERIGARISKKVNVRVIAATTKNLQQMVEEGTFREDLYYQLHIFPVYVPPLRNRKTDIVLLADHFVEHYCRIVGKNVRRLARTTINMLMSYPWPGNVRELENGIERAILVADEDVIYPHHFPTTLQTAETSGTPVNGNLKRMVEAYEKDIICDALKSSRGKIAAAARSLSTTPRILTYKINQLGIDLAGFGK; encoded by the coding sequence TTGCCTACCTCACAATCCAAAATCCAGGAACTGGAACTGCTCTATAAAATCAGCTCCATTCTGAACCAGACGCTTGATTTCGAAAGCGTCGCGCATCCGATTTTGGAGGTGGTGGAATCTACGATGGGTGTGGAACATGCAACCCTCACCTTGTATAACCGCCACACGGGCGAAATCTCCATTGAAATTGCAGAAGGCCTTTCGAGCCGCCAGGCGCGCAAGGGCCGCTATAAGGTGGGCGAAGGTATTACCGGCCGCGTCGTGGAAACCGGTAAGCCGATTATCATTCCCTCGGTGGCTAAAGACCCGGATTTCTTGGACCGTACGGGGCGCGGTAAGACCGAAGACAAGGCCTTCCTTTGCGTGCCCGTGATTATGGAACACCAGGTGATTGGCGCCTTCAGTGCCGACGTCCAGAATCCGGTCGAAGAAGAACTTCCTGAAAAGCTTCGCCTGCTTGAAATTATTGCGCAGATGCTTGCGGCGGCAGTGAAGCTCCGTCGTGAAGCCCGCGAAGAAAATGAACTCTTGAAGGCCGAAAATGAACGATTGACCTTGGAGCTCAAGGACCGTTTTCATCCGGACAATATCATCGGTCGCTCTAGCGAAATGCAGCGCGTGTATGCGCAGATTGACCAGGTGTCCCGCAGCCCCCTGCCCGCGTTGATTGTGGGCGAGGTCGGTACGGGCAAGGGGCTCGTGGCCGAAGCCATTCATTACCGTTCTGACCGCAACATGGGCCCGTTCGTCCGCGTCCATTGCGCCTCGATGCCGGAATCCGTTTTAGACCGCGAACTCTTCGGTAGCGAACGTGGCGCCTTGGTGGGTGTCATTTCCGAGACGCCTGGCCGCGTAGAACAGGCCGAAGGCGGCACGCTCTTCCTCGACGAAGTGGGCGAACTTTCGCCGAACCTTCAGGTAAAGCTTTTGCGCTTGCTTCAGAACGGCGAAGTCGAACGTATTGGCGCCCGCATTTCAAAGAAGGTAAACGTGCGCGTGATTGCGGCCACCACCAAGAACTTGCAGCAGATGGTCGAAGAAGGAACCTTCCGCGAAGACCTATACTACCAGCTGCATATTTTCCCTGTTTATGTGCCGCCGCTTCGCAACCGCAAAACCGACATCGTGCTCCTGGCGGACCACTTCGTCGAACATTACTGCCGCATCGTGGGCAAGAACGTGCGCCGTCTCGCGCGTACGACCATCAACATGCTCATGAGCTACCCGTGGCCCGGAAATGTGCGTGAACTCGAAAACGGAATCGAGCGCGCCATCCTTGTGGCTGACGAAGACGTCATTTACCCGCACCATTTCCCGACCACGCTCCAAACCGCCGAAACCAGCGGAACACCCGTAAACGGAAACCTCAAGCGCATGGTCGAAGCCTACGAAAAAGATATCATTTGCGATGCCCTCAAGAGTAGCCGCGGAAAAATCGCCGCTGCTGCCCGCAGCCTTTCTACGACACCGCGCATTCTTACATACAAAATAAACCAGCTCGGTATAGACCTCGCTGGTTTCGGGAAATAA